The following are from one region of the Acidobacteriota bacterium genome:
- a CDS encoding AraC family transcriptional regulator, protein MAAVIKTKLPTPISEAQASINASEIMVSRSIQENHMRLRLLSDPPGLIEVPGLTNTIVSMHIGQPVQLACRRGGYNHRGLAVHGDIDIIPANTPSLWEIKEKDTAFIMSLSPELIQTVAEEFAIDPARLEIQNRFQLRDQQLENIGLVLKAEMESGYPCGQLYFDSLAVSVATRLLRYYSSMTLPQQKYNGRLPERKLRQVLAYIEDHLSADLSLRELAEIAGLSVSHFKNLFRESVGLTAHQYLIRRRVERAKTLLTDGKLSISQIAFETGFAHQSHLARHMRRLLGVSPKALRR, encoded by the coding sequence ATGGCAGCCGTAATCAAAACCAAATTACCGACGCCGATTTCTGAGGCACAGGCTTCAATCAATGCCTCTGAGATTATGGTTTCGCGAAGCATTCAAGAAAACCACATGCGGTTAAGGTTGCTCTCTGACCCGCCCGGTTTAATCGAAGTTCCGGGATTGACAAACACCATCGTTTCCATGCATATCGGGCAACCGGTTCAGCTTGCCTGTCGCCGAGGGGGCTACAATCATCGCGGCTTAGCCGTGCATGGTGATATAGACATCATCCCTGCAAACACGCCGAGCCTCTGGGAGATTAAAGAAAAAGATACGGCGTTTATTATGAGTTTGTCGCCGGAATTGATACAGACAGTAGCCGAAGAGTTTGCTATTGACCCGGCTCGCCTGGAGATTCAAAACCGTTTTCAACTGCGCGACCAGCAACTGGAAAATATCGGACTGGTTTTGAAAGCCGAAATGGAAAGCGGCTATCCGTGCGGGCAATTGTACTTCGATAGCCTGGCGGTTTCCGTCGCCACCAGGCTTCTGCGTTATTATAGCTCGATGACGCTTCCCCAGCAGAAATACAATGGTCGTTTGCCGGAGCGCAAGTTGCGACAGGTGCTTGCCTATATCGAAGACCATCTCAGTGCGGATTTATCGCTTCGCGAGTTGGCAGAGATTGCCGGTCTCAGCGTTTCGCATTTCAAAAACCTGTTTCGCGAATCGGTCGGTTTAACCGCCCATCAATATCTGATCAGACGACGGGTCGAGCGCGCCAAAACCTTGCTTACGGATGGCAAGCTGTCGATCAGCCAGATTGCTTTTGAAACCGGGTTTGCTCATCAAAGCCATCTGGCGCGTCATATGCGGCGGCTGCTCGGCGTATCCCCAAAAGCCCTTCGCCGATAA
- a CDS encoding DUF1223 domain-containing protein codes for MSVESATLAPEKLITFQPILWGGLLAGILDITAACINSGLRSGRSPQWVLQSVASGLLGVDAYKGGWTTALLGLFLHFLIAFVAATIYYFASRKLSFLVSSPILSGFSYGIAVYLFMYFVVLRLAFSNMTYTMVGVATGMLIHMFCVGLPIALAVRRFAAMPLMMLLLATLLWNAPDASAVIRRQKPTAQPAVLVELFTSEGCSTCPSADILLTEFEQTQPVGGAQILILSEHVDYWNRLGWKDRFSAAGFTERQLDYARVLKLKDIYTPQLVIDGRVEVIGNRRETALEEIARASRLPKAAIGLEVMDAAAKSLRLRVQVDEVPLIASGDSAEVILAISESDLQSNVSRGENAGRELRHSAVARRLKKIGDIEDGKFNGETKVDLNKDWNLQNLKALVFVQERKSRHVLGAATIKLSGAM; via the coding sequence ATGAGCGTAGAATCTGCGACCCTTGCACCGGAAAAACTGATAACCTTTCAACCGATTCTCTGGGGCGGACTGTTAGCCGGAATCCTGGATATTACTGCTGCCTGCATCAACAGTGGTTTGCGAAGTGGACGCAGCCCGCAATGGGTATTGCAATCGGTCGCCAGCGGATTGCTTGGCGTAGACGCTTACAAAGGCGGCTGGACGACGGCTTTGCTTGGGCTTTTCCTGCATTTCCTGATTGCCTTTGTTGCCGCCACCATCTATTACTTCGCGAGTCGCAAATTATCTTTTTTGGTATCGTCGCCCATCCTCAGCGGATTTTCATATGGCATCGCGGTTTATCTGTTTATGTATTTCGTTGTTTTGCGGCTGGCGTTTTCCAACATGACCTATACGATGGTCGGCGTCGCTACCGGAATGTTGATTCATATGTTTTGTGTAGGCTTGCCGATTGCTCTGGCGGTGCGCCGATTTGCAGCGATGCCGTTGATGATGTTATTGCTCGCGACCTTATTGTGGAATGCGCCTGACGCGAGCGCCGTAATTCGCAGGCAAAAACCAACGGCGCAACCTGCTGTGCTGGTCGAACTGTTTACTTCGGAAGGCTGCTCTACGTGTCCATCGGCGGATATCTTATTGACCGAGTTTGAACAGACCCAACCGGTGGGCGGCGCACAGATTTTGATTCTCAGCGAACACGTCGATTACTGGAACCGTCTGGGTTGGAAAGACCGGTTTTCGGCAGCCGGATTCACCGAGCGGCAGCTTGATTATGCGCGGGTGCTTAAACTCAAAGATATCTATACGCCGCAACTGGTGATTGATGGTCGCGTGGAAGTCATCGGCAACCGCCGCGAAACCGCTCTCGAAGAAATTGCCAGGGCTTCGCGTTTACCGAAAGCGGCTATCGGTTTAGAGGTCATGGACGCCGCCGCGAAATCGCTCAGGCTCCGGGTTCAGGTGGACGAGGTCCCATTGATTGCCAGCGGCGATAGCGCCGAGGTGATATTGGCGATTAGCGAAAGCGATTTACAAAGCAATGTCTCGCGCGGTGAAAACGCCGGTCGCGAACTCCGGCATTCGGCAGTTGCCCGCAGGCTCAAAAAAATTGGTGACATCGAAGACGGCAAGTTTAATGGCGAAACGAAAGTGGATTTGAATAAAGACTGGAACCTGCAAAACCTCAAGGCGCTGGTTTTTGTGCAGGAGCGTAAAAGTCGTCATGTGTTGGGTGCTGCAACCATCAAACTGAGTGGCGCGATGTGA
- a CDS encoding DUF2277 domain-containing protein: protein MCRNIKPLFNFEPLVTDEEIRAAALQYVRKISGFNKPSKTNEAAFLAAVDEIAAVSRKLLDTLATNAPPRNREQEIDKARERNARRFAVKPLSSANR, encoded by the coding sequence ATGTGCAGAAACATCAAACCGTTATTTAACTTTGAGCCGCTGGTGACGGATGAAGAGATTCGCGCCGCCGCATTGCAATACGTGAGAAAAATCAGCGGTTTCAATAAACCATCGAAAACCAACGAAGCGGCGTTCTTAGCTGCGGTTGACGAAATCGCTGCCGTATCTCGAAAGTTATTGGACACGCTTGCCACCAACGCGCCTCCAAGAAATCGTGAACAGGAAATTGACAAAGCCCGCGAACGCAATGCCAGGCGATTTGCCGTTAAACCGCTTTCATCGGCAAACCGATAG
- the cas6 gene encoding CRISPR-associated endoribonuclease Cas6, producing the protein MRVRLKLKALGVGARLPLNSNHQAASLIYKIVGQSSSAFATELHEAGFMAENGRKFKLFAFSRLNPLHRRRVGDELHLQSPEVEWTVSSPVAAFIEHFVSGLFQSARFKIARTEFVLAEAESLPEPRFTERLKMRALSPITESLRDAEGRVRFLTIEENWSEVMQRNLLRKYEALHGRAPEDRRFRWTWDGEYVKEQMRRGKRVSSLVEINGEGREAIKVRGWLAPFSVEGSLELIKLGYEAGFGSRNSMGFGLAEVCP; encoded by the coding sequence TTGCGGGTCAGATTAAAACTGAAAGCTTTAGGTGTGGGCGCTCGTTTGCCCTTAAACAGCAATCATCAGGCAGCTTCCTTGATTTATAAAATCGTCGGGCAATCGTCGAGCGCCTTTGCGACCGAGCTGCACGAAGCCGGGTTTATGGCGGAAAACGGCAGAAAATTCAAGCTTTTCGCCTTTTCCAGATTGAACCCCTTGCATCGTCGCCGCGTCGGTGACGAATTGCATTTGCAGTCGCCCGAAGTTGAATGGACGGTGAGTTCGCCGGTCGCCGCGTTCATTGAGCATTTCGTATCGGGACTTTTTCAAAGCGCGAGGTTCAAAATCGCCCGGACGGAATTCGTGTTGGCAGAAGCCGAGTCGTTGCCGGAACCGCGATTTACCGAGCGCCTGAAAATGCGCGCTCTGTCGCCGATAACCGAATCGCTCAGAGACGCAGAAGGCCGCGTGCGATTTTTAACGATTGAAGAGAATTGGTCTGAGGTGATGCAACGCAACCTGCTGCGCAAATATGAGGCGCTGCACGGACGCGCGCCTGAGGATAGGCGCTTTCGCTGGACGTGGGACGGCGAGTATGTCAAAGAGCAGATGCGGCGCGGCAAACGGGTGTCGTCCTTAGTTGAGATAAACGGTGAAGGGCGCGAAGCCATTAAGGTGCGCGGCTGGCTTGCGCCGTTTAGCGTCGAAGGCAGCCTTGAACTCATCAAACTCGGCTACGAAGCGGGCTTCGGCAGCCGCAATTCGATGGGCTTCGGACTGGCTGAAGTTTGTCCCTGA
- the cas7b gene encoding type I-B CRISPR-associated protein Cas7/Csh2 — protein sequence MINKSEILFLYESTYSMPNGDPFTGEQRYDDETKKVLISDVRIKRFIRDYFVENGKDVYVINDKSQLGEGVKGSGAALRMLSLKSKFKDDPSVLREGKKGKTEFDALKILQKCIDVRLFGGISTEEGDAVNLTGAVQFALLNPSLNASDLRIHQNTSVFSSSEDKSRGAIGTTTVVPYSLNQIHGWINPYSAKHTGLTEEDISAMFKALWESVNNANTRTKSNQNSLLLIQIVYSGPNKKLYGVDRLIKLVSEKRDEQIRNSDDYTLDFSALHEVSESEKVSTVKFYTEKAEIENRLKEMPKFVKMSL from the coding sequence ATGATCAACAAATCTGAAATATTGTTTCTTTACGAAAGCACCTATTCAATGCCAAACGGCGATCCGTTCACAGGCGAGCAACGCTATGATGACGAAACCAAGAAGGTTTTAATCAGTGATGTTCGCATCAAACGCTTTATCCGCGATTATTTTGTGGAAAATGGTAAAGACGTTTATGTCATCAATGACAAATCACAGCTGGGTGAAGGCGTTAAAGGTTCAGGCGCGGCTCTGAGAATGTTGAGTTTAAAGAGCAAATTCAAGGATGACCCCTCAGTTTTGCGCGAAGGTAAGAAAGGCAAAACCGAATTCGATGCGCTCAAAATTTTGCAGAAATGTATTGATGTGCGTTTATTCGGCGGAATTTCGACCGAAGAAGGTGATGCCGTGAATCTCACGGGAGCCGTTCAATTTGCTTTGCTGAATCCTTCACTGAATGCAAGCGATTTGCGAATTCACCAGAACACTTCGGTCTTTTCATCCAGCGAAGATAAATCTCGCGGAGCAATCGGCACAACGACGGTGGTTCCTTATTCACTGAACCAAATTCATGGTTGGATCAATCCCTATTCCGCGAAACATACCGGCTTGACGGAAGAAGATATTTCCGCAATGTTCAAAGCTTTGTGGGAAAGCGTCAACAACGCGAATACGCGCACCAAGTCGAATCAAAATTCGCTGTTGCTGATTCAAATCGTTTATTCCGGGCCGAATAAAAAACTTTACGGCGTAGACCGATTGATCAAACTGGTTTCGGAAAAACGCGATGAGCAGATTCGCAATTCTGACGACTACACGCTTGATTTTTCTGCGTTACATGAAGTTTCCGAGAGCGAAAAGGTATCGACGGTAAAGTTCTATACCGAAAAAGCGGAAATCGAAAATCGTCTCAAGGAGATGCCAAAGTTTGTTAAGATGAGCCTGTGA
- a CDS encoding retropepsin-like aspartic protease yields the protein MSVIIEFLKVYEFDTRQTGITVPVKLFSDDKKVSLFAKIDTGSTHCFFERKYADQLGIVIESGQPLSVSTATGTFLAFGHELTLSVLDIEQCVWLYFIAEESIKRNVLGRQGFLSQVQFGLIDYEGKLLLSQYEEIVR from the coding sequence GTGTCAGTAATCATCGAATTCCTGAAGGTTTATGAATTTGACACACGTCAAACCGGTATAACCGTTCCGGTCAAACTTTTCTCCGACGATAAAAAAGTTTCGCTTTTTGCCAAAATTGATACGGGTTCAACGCATTGTTTTTTTGAGCGCAAATATGCCGACCAACTTGGCATTGTGATTGAAAGCGGTCAACCGCTGTCGGTAAGTACGGCAACCGGAACTTTCCTTGCTTTTGGACACGAATTAACTTTATCGGTTCTGGATATCGAGCAGTGTGTTTGGCTTTATTTTATTGCTGAAGAAAGTATCAAGCGTAATGTGTTAGGCAGGCAGGGCTTTTTGAGTCAGGTTCAGTTCGGCTTGATCGATTACGAGGGCAAACTCTTGCTCAGTCAATATGAGGAAATCGTGCGATGA
- the cas5 gene encoding CRISPR-associated protein Cas5, producing MKGVIFNLKGNWGHFRKPETNNNPLTHDFITKTALIGLIGAVLGKERDEMKTLFPQLSEDLLYGVCVKNVVKKESWAFTLRYVVDLMQKAPKQMEFLKNPENTIALALKGENSATIFDDFVSAIRQNEAHYTPVLGLHNCPAEIETISLGEFHVKNGSFSTKGFIKEQQIDVVKMLRANTFRVGVEKIPTFQNDDFWNLPDRYEKVLYPSENREVFANGEFYEFTDGSQWTLI from the coding sequence ATGAAAGGCGTCATATTTAATTTAAAAGGAAACTGGGGGCATTTTCGCAAACCCGAAACCAACAACAATCCGTTGACTCACGATTTTATTACCAAGACGGCATTGATCGGTTTAATAGGCGCGGTGTTGGGGAAGGAACGCGATGAAATGAAAACTCTCTTTCCGCAACTTTCCGAAGATTTGCTTTATGGCGTTTGTGTGAAAAATGTTGTCAAGAAAGAGTCCTGGGCGTTCACGTTGCGCTACGTTGTGGATTTGATGCAGAAAGCTCCCAAGCAAATGGAGTTTTTGAAAAACCCCGAAAACACCATCGCATTGGCTTTGAAGGGGGAAAATTCAGCAACCATTTTTGACGATTTCGTTTCCGCAATCCGGCAAAATGAAGCGCACTATACGCCCGTTCTGGGTTTGCATAATTGTCCCGCAGAAATTGAGACTATTTCCCTTGGTGAGTTTCACGTTAAAAACGGCAGCTTTTCCACGAAAGGATTTATCAAAGAGCAGCAGATTGATGTTGTAAAAATGCTCCGTGCGAATACCTTTCGGGTTGGGGTAGAGAAGATTCCAACCTTTCAGAATGATGATTTCTGGAATTTGCCAGACCGATACGAAAAGGTTCTTTACCCGTCGGAAAACCGCGAAGTTTTTGCAAACGGGGAATTTTATGAATTCACAGACGGTTCACAATGGACATTGATTTAA
- the cas3 gene encoding CRISPR-associated helicase Cas3': protein MDIDLTTAFDSHPGKPLQKHLSGVVAKVKYRTANLPTSLNLKLAEIAALFHDLGKTNPYFQAKLRGESVNGYSSHAYLSAYVFWNFCQNNREKVLSWVNRNEQCFSLLTMIARHHGNLPDFEDGLFNPDETRRLADFLSRHSDLPVSDFLQLLEPHEKFELSISESFQRELFKARVIEDRNKQPLNFFLETQFCFACLLEADKRDAGDNENYNRQNLRESYFEANFATKITEKLNSFGEKNPLNNLRTAMRLESVERLREKLPENKRVFTLSAPTGAGKTMMLLALAKEILAIDKNLSVIYSLPFLSITEQVEGICREIFDGNVLRIDSRAENQAIQELQKKLDDEQTDENVKKLLQESFTETTFDHPFIITTFVQVFEALLSNRNAILLRLPSFSKTVFLIDEIQALPYRLYSFFTALLDEFCRQFDSYAIISTATMPHLDFPSAEIEGKKLFLNYQKPDELLNAPKYFREQIFNRYRVIRLLQTDFKISDLARHIENRHDSSLVILNTIDDTKDLYALLSEGYGTDEYVLLNTHFTLEDRRKKIEHCQKRLQRKEKVILISTQLIEAGVDIDFPTVYRDFCPLPSLIQSAGRCNRNGRLNFGDVFFFALQKANGKFSSELIYRDEAKAFLKFCRKELADLITESELFEIQKRFFQTEIGEYLEFGIHKQSNCKDGDREGVLNLVKAINKAAFEQLGKFKLIDEQYFGQEFRYYIPEDPHDQMFEELQNLSEVQFTRNFEEAIQKRIQIETQLRKMSARIVTFRVKDETFAPAYESKEVFKIRKLQSLHDYSFEKGIKLKPNAGCII, encoded by the coding sequence ATGGACATTGATTTAACCACTGCTTTCGATTCACATCCCGGAAAACCTTTGCAAAAACACTTGAGCGGTGTTGTGGCAAAGGTGAAATATCGAACCGCCAATCTGCCGACCTCGCTCAATTTGAAACTCGCTGAAATTGCCGCGCTCTTTCACGATTTGGGAAAAACCAATCCGTATTTTCAAGCTAAATTGAGGGGCGAGTCGGTCAATGGATATTCATCACATGCATATCTTTCGGCTTATGTATTTTGGAATTTCTGCCAGAATAATCGCGAAAAGGTTTTATCCTGGGTAAATCGAAACGAACAATGTTTCAGTCTTCTGACAATGATTGCGCGACATCACGGCAATTTACCTGATTTTGAAGATGGATTATTCAACCCGGACGAAACCAGACGGTTAGCGGATTTTTTGAGCAGACATTCGGATTTGCCGGTTTCGGATTTTTTACAGTTGCTCGAACCTCATGAAAAATTTGAGTTGAGTATTTCAGAAAGCTTTCAAAGAGAATTATTCAAAGCCAGGGTTATTGAAGACCGCAACAAACAACCGCTCAACTTTTTCCTCGAAACGCAATTTTGCTTTGCGTGTTTGCTCGAAGCCGATAAACGCGATGCAGGCGATAATGAAAATTACAATCGCCAGAATTTACGCGAAAGTTATTTTGAAGCAAATTTCGCAACTAAAATCACTGAAAAGTTAAATTCCTTCGGCGAGAAAAACCCGCTCAACAATTTGCGAACCGCAATGCGTCTGGAGTCTGTAGAGCGCCTGCGTGAAAAATTGCCGGAAAATAAACGGGTGTTCACGCTTTCTGCACCAACCGGCGCAGGGAAAACTATGATGCTTCTGGCATTGGCAAAAGAGATTTTAGCAATCGATAAAAATCTGAGCGTGATTTACAGCTTGCCCTTTCTTTCGATCACCGAGCAGGTTGAAGGCATATGTCGGGAAATATTTGATGGCAATGTTTTGCGAATTGATTCACGGGCTGAAAATCAGGCGATTCAGGAATTACAGAAAAAACTTGATGATGAACAAACCGATGAGAATGTAAAGAAACTTTTACAGGAAAGTTTTACCGAAACCACTTTTGATCATCCATTTATCATTACGACCTTTGTGCAGGTTTTTGAAGCCCTTCTGAGCAATCGAAACGCCATCCTCTTACGACTGCCCAGTTTCTCGAAAACCGTGTTTTTGATTGATGAAATTCAAGCTTTGCCCTATCGCCTTTATTCATTTTTCACTGCACTATTAGACGAATTTTGCCGGCAATTCGATTCTTACGCGATAATTTCAACGGCGACCATGCCGCATCTCGATTTTCCTTCCGCCGAAATCGAAGGCAAAAAGCTGTTTTTAAATTATCAAAAACCGGATGAATTATTGAACGCGCCAAAGTATTTCCGTGAGCAGATTTTCAATCGCTATCGCGTGATACGCCTTTTACAGACGGATTTCAAAATTTCTGATTTAGCGCGACATATCGAAAATCGCCACGACTCTTCTCTGGTGATTCTCAATACGATTGATGACACTAAAGATTTATATGCGCTGCTTTCGGAAGGTTATGGTACAGATGAATACGTTTTGCTAAACACCCATTTTACGCTTGAAGACCGCCGTAAAAAGATTGAGCATTGCCAGAAGCGACTTCAGCGCAAAGAAAAAGTTATTTTGATTTCCACGCAACTGATCGAAGCCGGCGTTGATATTGATTTTCCCACGGTTTATAGGGATTTCTGTCCGCTTCCAAGTTTAATTCAATCTGCCGGGCGCTGTAATCGCAACGGGCGGCTGAACTTTGGTGACGTCTTCTTTTTTGCCCTACAGAAAGCCAACGGGAAATTTTCATCGGAATTGATTTATCGTGATGAGGCAAAGGCGTTTTTAAAATTTTGTCGCAAGGAATTGGCTGATCTGATCACTGAATCAGAACTTTTCGAGATACAAAAACGCTTTTTTCAAACGGAAATCGGCGAATACCTGGAGTTCGGAATTCATAAACAATCAAACTGCAAAGACGGAGACAGAGAAGGCGTTTTGAATCTCGTTAAAGCGATCAATAAAGCCGCGTTTGAACAGCTCGGTAAGTTCAAACTGATTGACGAACAATATTTCGGGCAGGAGTTTCGCTACTATATCCCTGAAGACCCGCATGACCAAATGTTTGAAGAATTGCAGAACCTGTCCGAAGTTCAATTCACGCGAAACTTTGAAGAAGCAATACAAAAACGCATTCAGATAGAGACGCAACTGCGAAAGATGTCGGCGCGAATCGTTACGTTTCGCGTCAAAGATGAGACGTTTGCGCCTGCTTATGAGAGTAAAGAGGTTTTTAAAATTCGCAAACTTCAAAGTCTGCACGACTATTCGTTTGAAAAAGGCATTAAATTGAAACCCAATGCCGGCTGCATCATTTAG